From a region of the Microbacterium sp. nov. GSS16 genome:
- a CDS encoding bifunctional phosphatase PAP2/diacylglycerol kinase family protein, whose amino-acid sequence MTGLSHPIIALRRVRILPRWVRHIDARASHAVNHHRHLPQLDRRLARLSHRADRSRLWFEIAAALYLLGGKPRRGAVRGIASLIVGSALANLVGKQIFGGDRPLLKDVPVPRRLTRTPTSGSFPSGHSASAAAFVTGVGLESGRSGAVLAPLGAAVAYSRLHTGAHWLSDVIGGAALGAAVAVLGRTLVPAPARMEPAHLGPAIALPALPEGEGALIFVNVASGIDPLRPEPRGFISRELPHARIHVLAEGERIAELVSDALSGADAPRVIGVWGGDGTVAAAADAARGARLPLLIFPGGTFNHFARTAGAETIDDAVQAVRDGAGRRVDVAELTIDDGRPVTVMNAASIGVYPGFVAQREEMESALGKPVAALIAAVRVLARAHTLNVRVDGRAARVWSVAVAAGQNSSASMVPLQRRRLDDGVLDVRVLHARGRMPRLRGLVALAFGVRASGLLDRVPGRAALATIEAFTAEQVRIEARSSTGAAVNVAHDGEVSVLEQGSTVATVRIVPGGLDVYGAPATESE is encoded by the coding sequence ATGACGGGGCTCTCTCATCCGATCATCGCCCTGCGGCGCGTGCGCATCCTGCCGCGCTGGGTGCGGCACATAGACGCGCGCGCATCACATGCCGTCAATCACCATCGTCATCTGCCTCAGCTCGACCGCAGGCTGGCCCGGCTGTCGCACCGGGCGGACCGCAGCCGTCTGTGGTTCGAGATCGCCGCGGCGCTCTACCTGCTCGGCGGCAAGCCGCGCCGCGGCGCGGTGCGCGGGATCGCATCGCTGATCGTCGGCAGTGCGCTGGCGAACCTCGTCGGCAAGCAGATCTTCGGCGGTGACCGGCCGCTGCTCAAGGACGTCCCGGTGCCGCGACGCCTCACGCGGACGCCGACGTCCGGCTCGTTCCCCTCGGGTCACTCGGCATCGGCGGCGGCCTTCGTCACCGGCGTCGGCCTCGAGTCCGGCCGCTCGGGCGCCGTGCTGGCACCGCTCGGCGCCGCGGTGGCGTACTCGCGTCTGCACACCGGTGCGCACTGGCTCTCGGACGTGATCGGGGGAGCAGCGCTGGGCGCCGCCGTCGCAGTCTTGGGTCGGACACTGGTGCCGGCGCCCGCACGCATGGAGCCCGCGCACCTCGGTCCGGCGATCGCCCTCCCGGCGCTGCCGGAGGGCGAAGGCGCACTGATCTTCGTGAACGTCGCTTCGGGCATCGACCCGCTGCGCCCGGAGCCCCGCGGCTTCATCTCGCGAGAGCTTCCGCACGCCCGCATCCACGTTCTCGCGGAGGGCGAACGCATCGCGGAACTGGTGAGCGATGCTCTGTCCGGAGCCGACGCGCCCCGCGTCATCGGCGTTTGGGGCGGGGACGGCACCGTCGCCGCCGCCGCCGACGCCGCACGCGGGGCTCGCCTTCCGCTGCTGATCTTCCCGGGTGGGACGTTCAACCACTTCGCGCGCACGGCAGGCGCCGAGACGATCGACGATGCGGTGCAGGCGGTGCGCGACGGTGCGGGCCGGCGCGTGGACGTCGCTGAGCTGACGATCGACGACGGGCGGCCGGTGACCGTGATGAACGCGGCCTCGATCGGCGTGTATCCCGGTTTCGTCGCGCAACGCGAAGAGATGGAGTCGGCGCTGGGCAAACCGGTCGCCGCGCTGATCGCGGCGGTGCGGGTGCTGGCGCGGGCGCACACGCTGAACGTGCGCGTCGACGGGCGCGCGGCGCGCGTCTGGTCGGTCGCGGTCGCCGCAGGGCAGAACTCATCGGCGTCGATGGTGCCGCTGCAGCGACGTCGCCTCGACGACGGCGTTCTGGATGTGCGGGTGCTCCACGCGCGGGGCCGGATGCCGCGGCTGCGCGGACTCGTCGCGCTGGCGTTCGGCGTGCGGGCATCAGGGCTTCTCGATCGGGTGCCCGGGCGCGCCGCGCTCGCGACGATAGAGGCGTTCACCGCCGAGCAGGTGCGGATCGAGGCGCGCTCGTCGACGGGCGCGGCGGTGAACGTTGCGCACGACGGGGAGGTCTCCGTGCTCGAGCAGGGCAGCACGGTGGCGACGGTGCGGATCGTTCCCGGTGGATTGGACGTCTACGGGGCGCCTGCCACCGAGAGTGAATAG
- a CDS encoding class I SAM-dependent methyltransferase, which produces MNGSNVSIDWESARRANHDNWNDRVPLHEAAYGLDRYDDPSHLSDVVCDDLPVLERFLPQQRLAGLDLCHLQCHIGTDTVSLARAGANVTGVDFSGPALRVAAGLAARAGVQARWVETDVLDARRAVDREFDVVYTSIGTITWLEDLNRWAEQIHGLLRPGGIFYIRDGHPALYALDEEAPDLTTRYPYFGDGRAQLWDDASTYVGDGAVEHSRTYEWPHPLSEIIGVLLANGMRLLHFDEGRTLPWQFSPRMVEVPGGYAWPESERDLIPCTYTIVAQRDS; this is translated from the coding sequence GTGAACGGGAGCAACGTCAGCATCGATTGGGAATCCGCGCGGCGAGCCAATCACGACAACTGGAACGACCGCGTGCCGCTGCATGAAGCCGCGTACGGACTCGACAGATACGACGATCCGTCCCACCTGAGCGATGTCGTCTGCGACGACCTGCCGGTGCTCGAGCGCTTCCTGCCTCAGCAGCGTCTGGCAGGTCTGGATCTCTGCCATCTGCAGTGCCACATCGGCACGGACACCGTATCGCTGGCGCGGGCCGGTGCGAATGTGACCGGAGTCGACTTCTCCGGGCCGGCGCTGAGGGTGGCCGCCGGCCTCGCTGCGCGTGCGGGCGTGCAGGCGCGCTGGGTCGAGACCGATGTGCTGGATGCACGTCGCGCCGTCGACAGAGAGTTCGACGTCGTCTACACCAGCATCGGAACGATCACCTGGCTCGAAGACCTGAACCGCTGGGCTGAGCAGATCCACGGTCTGCTGCGACCCGGCGGGATCTTCTACATCCGAGACGGGCATCCCGCTCTGTACGCCCTCGACGAGGAAGCCCCCGATCTGACCACGCGGTATCCGTACTTCGGCGACGGTCGCGCTCAACTGTGGGACGACGCCTCGACCTACGTCGGAGACGGCGCGGTCGAGCACTCGCGCACATACGAGTGGCCGCACCCGCTCTCGGAGATCATCGGCGTGCTGCTGGCGAACGGGATGCGGCTGCTGCACTTCGATGAGGGCCGCACGCTCCCCTGGCAGTTCAGCCCCCGCATGGTCGAGGTCCCCGGTGGATACGCCTGGCCGGAGTCCGAGCGCGATCTCATCCCGTGCACGTACACGATCGTCGCCCAGCGCGACTCATGA
- a CDS encoding class I SAM-dependent methyltransferase encodes MTAQESIDARILSYYGELFDEGARLTTRSAQGPVEFARTQEIILESVSAGRVLDIGGGAGVHARALQSAGFEVEVIDPVPRHVDQARAAGLSARIGDARALPFQDAEFDAALVLGPLYHLAAREDRQLALREAARVVRPDGLIFAAGLSRFIAFGKTTLARGIPDPYPDEWVAVAARGEPTAGMRFPAGHFHTAEELDEEVRSAGLEVEAVLGVEGPAGSLLESLEGAGEELVQAALTVARAAASVPGVRDMSAHLIAVARVRS; translated from the coding sequence ATGACGGCGCAGGAATCCATCGACGCCCGCATCCTGAGCTACTACGGCGAGCTGTTCGATGAAGGGGCGCGCCTTACGACCAGGTCTGCACAGGGCCCTGTCGAGTTCGCGCGCACGCAGGAGATCATCCTCGAGAGCGTCTCCGCCGGGCGCGTGCTGGACATCGGCGGCGGCGCCGGTGTGCACGCGCGGGCATTGCAGTCCGCCGGCTTCGAGGTGGAGGTGATCGACCCCGTGCCGCGGCACGTCGATCAGGCTCGGGCCGCCGGCCTGAGCGCCCGGATCGGCGACGCCCGCGCTCTGCCGTTCCAGGATGCCGAGTTCGACGCGGCGCTCGTGCTCGGGCCCCTGTACCACCTCGCCGCTCGTGAAGACCGCCAGCTCGCGCTGCGCGAGGCGGCGCGCGTCGTGCGCCCCGATGGTCTGATCTTCGCGGCGGGGCTCTCGCGATTCATCGCATTCGGGAAGACGACTCTGGCCCGCGGCATCCCCGACCCATATCCCGATGAGTGGGTCGCGGTGGCAGCAAGGGGAGAGCCCACCGCCGGGATGCGGTTCCCCGCAGGTCACTTCCACACTGCCGAAGAGCTGGACGAGGAGGTGCGCTCAGCCGGACTGGAGGTCGAGGCGGTGCTAGGCGTGGAGGGTCCCGCCGGTTCGCTGCTGGAGTCGCTGGAGGGGGCAGGGGAGGAGCTCGTGCAGGCAGCGCTGACGGTGGCCCGCGCTGCGGCCTCTGTTCCCGGTGTGCGCGACATGAGCGCGCACCTCATCGCGGTCGCGCGCGTTCGGTCATGA
- a CDS encoding excinuclease ABC subunit UvrA: protein MPQDHPADSHDVIRVEGARENNLKDVSVSVPKRRLTVFTGVSGSGKSSLVFDTIAAESRRMIDETYSAFVQGFMPSVPRPDVDVLDGLTTAIIVDQERLGANPRSTVGTVTDANAMLRILFSRFGDPYIGGPTAFSFNIPTQKASGVMTGPKGEKKIVKDAVYLGGMCPRCEGRGAVSDIDLAQVVDESKSLDDGAIMVPGYTADGWMVKGFSESGFYPADKPISSFTDKQRQLFLYGEVTKVKISGINMTYEGLIPKITKSMLSKDIDALQPHIRAFVERVATFATCPECDGTRLTEGARSSRIEGVSIADACRMQITDLAAWVRGLSLDGAGPLLDALRANLDAFVTLGLGYLSLERPSGTLSGGEAQRIKLLRHLGSSLTDVTYVFDEPTIGLHPHDIERMNTLLLRLRDKGNTVLVVEHKPETIAIADRVIDLGPGAGSAGGEVCFEGTVAELTQSGTLTGRHLHDRASLKDAVRERSGVIEVRGADANNLKDVDVDVPTGVLTVVTGVAGSGKSSLVHGSIAAMDGVVAIDQTAIKGSRRSNPATYTGMLEPIRKAFAKANGVKPALFSANSEGACPSCKGSGVIVTELGFMDTIETPCEDCGGKRFQLGVLEYKLGGLDITEVLDLPVAEAHTFFSAPETKIPAVVSVLSRLEDVGLGYLTLGQPLSTLSGGERQRLKLAIQMGEKADVYVLDEPTTGLHLADVENLLGLLDRLVDAGKTVIVIEHHQAVMAHADWIIDIGPGAGHDGGRVVFEGTPGDLVASRSTLTGEHLAEYVG, encoded by the coding sequence GTGCCACAGGATCACCCCGCCGACAGTCACGACGTCATCCGCGTCGAGGGTGCCCGCGAGAACAATCTGAAAGACGTCTCGGTCAGCGTGCCGAAGCGACGTCTGACCGTGTTCACCGGTGTCTCGGGCTCGGGCAAGAGCTCACTGGTGTTCGACACCATCGCTGCCGAATCGCGCCGCATGATCGACGAGACGTACAGCGCCTTCGTTCAGGGGTTCATGCCGTCGGTGCCGCGGCCCGACGTCGACGTGCTCGACGGCCTGACCACTGCGATCATCGTCGACCAGGAACGGCTCGGCGCGAATCCGCGCTCGACCGTGGGTACGGTGACGGATGCCAACGCGATGCTGCGGATCCTCTTCTCGAGGTTCGGTGACCCTTACATCGGCGGACCGACCGCCTTCTCGTTCAACATCCCGACGCAGAAGGCCAGCGGGGTGATGACCGGACCGAAGGGCGAGAAGAAGATCGTCAAGGATGCCGTCTACCTGGGCGGCATGTGCCCCCGCTGCGAGGGCAGGGGAGCGGTGTCGGACATCGACCTGGCGCAGGTGGTGGACGAGTCGAAGTCGCTCGACGACGGCGCGATCATGGTGCCCGGATATACGGCCGACGGGTGGATGGTGAAAGGCTTCTCGGAGTCGGGCTTCTATCCCGCCGACAAGCCGATCTCGTCGTTCACCGACAAGCAGAGGCAACTCTTCCTGTACGGCGAGGTCACCAAGGTCAAGATCTCGGGCATCAACATGACGTATGAGGGGCTGATCCCGAAGATCACGAAATCGATGCTCTCGAAGGACATCGACGCTCTGCAGCCGCACATCCGAGCGTTCGTCGAACGGGTCGCGACGTTCGCGACCTGTCCCGAGTGCGACGGCACCCGCCTCACCGAGGGCGCACGGTCATCGAGGATCGAGGGCGTCAGCATCGCCGATGCCTGCCGCATGCAGATCACGGATCTTGCGGCGTGGGTGCGCGGCCTGTCGCTGGATGGGGCGGGTCCTCTGCTGGATGCTCTGCGTGCGAACCTCGATGCGTTCGTCACCCTGGGGCTCGGCTACCTGAGCCTGGAACGACCCTCGGGAACTCTGAGCGGGGGAGAGGCGCAGCGCATCAAACTGCTGCGTCACCTCGGTTCTTCACTCACCGACGTCACCTACGTCTTCGACGAGCCGACCATCGGGCTGCATCCGCACGATATCGAGCGGATGAACACGCTGCTGCTGAGGCTGCGCGACAAGGGCAACACCGTGCTCGTCGTCGAGCACAAGCCCGAGACGATCGCGATCGCGGATCGCGTCATCGACCTGGGCCCAGGAGCGGGCAGCGCCGGGGGAGAGGTCTGCTTCGAGGGCACCGTCGCCGAGCTGACGCAGAGCGGCACGCTCACCGGGCGTCATCTGCACGATCGTGCGTCGCTGAAGGATGCCGTGCGAGAGCGCAGCGGCGTCATCGAGGTGCGCGGCGCGGACGCGAACAACCTCAAGGACGTCGACGTAGACGTGCCCACCGGGGTGCTCACGGTCGTCACGGGCGTTGCCGGCTCGGGGAAGAGCTCGCTCGTTCACGGATCGATAGCGGCGATGGACGGCGTGGTCGCGATCGATCAGACGGCGATCAAGGGCTCGCGCCGCAGCAACCCGGCCACCTACACGGGGATGCTGGAGCCGATCCGCAAGGCGTTCGCCAAGGCCAACGGCGTGAAGCCGGCGCTGTTCAGCGCGAACAGCGAGGGCGCCTGCCCGAGCTGCAAGGGATCGGGTGTGATCGTCACCGAGCTCGGATTCATGGACACGATCGAGACGCCGTGTGAGGACTGCGGGGGCAAGCGGTTCCAGCTGGGTGTGCTCGAGTACAAGCTGGGCGGACTCGACATCACCGAGGTCCTCGACCTTCCCGTCGCCGAGGCGCACACGTTCTTCTCGGCGCCGGAGACGAAGATCCCCGCCGTCGTCTCGGTGCTGAGCCGACTCGAGGACGTCGGGCTGGGATATCTGACCCTCGGACAGCCGCTCTCCACTCTGTCCGGCGGAGAGCGCCAGCGACTCAAGCTGGCGATTCAGATGGGGGAGAAGGCCGACGTGTACGTGCTCGACGAGCCGACCACCGGCCTGCACCTCGCAGACGTCGAGAACCTGCTGGGTCTGCTCGACCGACTGGTCGACGCGGGCAAGACCGTCATCGTCATCGAGCATCATCAGGCGGTGATGGCGCACGCCGACTGGATCATCGACATCGGACCGGGAGCCGGACACGACGGCGGACGTGTGGTCTTCGAGGGGACGCCGGGCGATCTCGTCGCCTCGCGATCGACGCTCACCGGCGAGCATCTGGCGGAGTACGTCGGATGA
- a CDS encoding HdeD family acid-resistance protein, which produces MARQFIAEPGFLRSVRIFLGIAGAITLIAGIVLLIWPAKSAVIVTGIFASYLIVSGLVYLGLGVFSGRGGGWVRAGHIVLGLLFIATGVIAFANLGAATVTLAIIVAIFIGVSWIADGVVALSLMGHDASKVWTLLYALLGIVAGIVVLLSPLYAATVLWIILGISLVALGVVQLVRAFALKDVGTAPIADPAI; this is translated from the coding sequence ATGGCCCGACAATTCATCGCAGAGCCCGGCTTCCTGCGCTCCGTGCGGATCTTCCTCGGCATCGCCGGCGCGATCACGCTGATCGCCGGCATCGTGCTTCTCATCTGGCCTGCCAAGTCGGCGGTGATCGTCACCGGGATCTTCGCCAGCTACCTCATCGTCAGCGGGCTCGTCTACCTCGGCCTGGGAGTCTTCTCGGGCCGAGGCGGCGGGTGGGTGCGGGCGGGCCACATCGTGCTCGGTCTTCTCTTCATCGCCACGGGCGTCATCGCGTTCGCCAATCTCGGTGCCGCGACCGTCACGCTCGCGATCATCGTGGCGATCTTCATCGGCGTCAGCTGGATCGCCGACGGCGTCGTCGCGCTGAGCCTGATGGGACACGACGCGTCGAAGGTGTGGACGCTGCTCTACGCGCTGCTCGGCATCGTCGCAGGCATCGTGGTGCTGCTGTCGCCGCTGTATGCGGCGACGGTGCTCTGGATCATCCTCGGCATCTCGCTGGTCGCGCTGGGCGTCGTGCAGCTGGTTCGAGCCTTCGCACTCAAAGACGTCGGCACCGCGCCGATCGCCGACCCCGCGATCTGA
- a CDS encoding SDR family oxidoreductase, with product MTQVLPAGSLDGKVALVTGSSRGIGADTVRYFAEAGADVVINFRNKAPRAEKLANELRALGRRALVVGADLTDPDSVSAMFDRVREEFGRLDVLVLNASGGMESGMAEDYALKLNRDAQVNVLQTAEPLLSDEARVVFVTSHQAHFIRTTPTMPEYEPVARSKRAGEDALRELIPGLAEKGIGFTVVSGDMIEGTITATLLERANPGAIAGRRESAGKLYNVSEFAAEVARAAVDPVPADNTRLVGDTSDFVAE from the coding sequence ATGACCCAGGTCCTTCCCGCCGGATCCCTCGACGGCAAGGTGGCTCTCGTCACCGGATCGTCGCGAGGCATCGGCGCCGACACTGTCCGCTACTTCGCCGAAGCGGGCGCCGACGTCGTCATCAACTTCCGCAACAAGGCGCCCCGCGCCGAGAAGCTCGCGAACGAGCTGCGCGCCCTCGGCCGACGCGCTCTGGTCGTCGGCGCCGATCTCACCGATCCCGACTCGGTGTCGGCGATGTTCGATCGGGTGCGCGAGGAGTTCGGGCGCCTCGACGTTCTCGTGCTCAACGCGTCCGGCGGCATGGAGTCGGGCATGGCCGAGGACTACGCCCTGAAGCTCAACCGCGACGCGCAGGTGAACGTGCTGCAGACCGCTGAGCCGCTGCTGAGCGACGAGGCCAGGGTGGTCTTCGTCACCAGTCACCAGGCGCACTTCATCCGCACCACCCCGACCATGCCCGAGTACGAGCCGGTCGCCCGCTCGAAGCGGGCGGGCGAGGACGCCCTGCGCGAGCTCATCCCCGGACTCGCTGAGAAGGGGATCGGATTCACCGTCGTCTCGGGCGACATGATCGAGGGCACCATCACGGCCACTCTGCTCGAGCGCGCCAATCCGGGCGCGATCGCCGGCCGCCGCGAGTCGGCCGGCAAGCTCTACAACGTCTCGGAGTTCGCCGCTGAGGTGGCCAGGGCAGCTGTGGATCCGGTACCGGCCGACAACACCCGCCTGGTGGGCGACACGTCGGACTTCGTCGCCGAATGA
- a CDS encoding NfeD family protein: MDGLATFLADIGQWAWIAWLVLIALFLVIEMLTLDFTFLMLSFGGLLGLVAGLLGLPWWAQLIVAAVAAAMFIFFLRPPLLHRLRRGEDPAKSNVDALKGLYGTALLDITQITGQVKLSNGDIWTARSADGSPIITGTRIAVVDISGATAIVRPVIE, from the coding sequence ATGGACGGTCTGGCGACATTCTTAGCCGACATCGGGCAGTGGGCGTGGATCGCCTGGCTGGTGCTCATCGCTCTGTTCCTGGTGATCGAGATGCTCACCCTCGACTTCACCTTCCTCATGCTGTCGTTCGGCGGTCTGCTCGGTCTGGTGGCCGGGCTCCTGGGCCTGCCGTGGTGGGCGCAGCTGATCGTCGCCGCCGTCGCGGCGGCGATGTTCATCTTCTTCCTCCGCCCTCCCCTGCTGCACCGCCTGCGGCGCGGCGAGGATCCGGCGAAGTCGAATGTCGACGCACTCAAGGGCCTGTACGGCACCGCGCTGCTCGACATCACCCAGATCACCGGTCAGGTCAAGCTCAGCAACGGCGACATCTGGACCGCGCGCAGCGCCGACGGCTCACCCATCATCACCGGCACGCGCATCGCGGTGGTCGACATCAGCGGCGCCACCGCCATCGTCCGTCCCGTCATCGAATAG
- a CDS encoding SPFH domain-containing protein, with the protein MNDVSFIPTAIAWILAIAVIIFVLVTIARAIRIIPQATAGVVERLGRYHKTLQPGLNLLVPFIDRLRPLIDMREQVVSFPPQPVITEDNLVVSIDTVVYFQVTDARAATYEIANYLGAVEQLTTTTLRNVVGGLNLEEALTSRDEINGQLRVVLDEATGKWGIRVSRVELKAIDPPVSIQDSMEKQMRAERDRRAAILTAEGSKQSQILEAEGQRQAAILKAEGDKQAAVLRAQGEAEAIQNVFGAIHQGRPDDKLLAYQYLQMLPKISESESSKLWIIPSELTEALKGIGSAFTPRGDGTGEPPRSA; encoded by the coding sequence ATGAACGACGTCTCGTTCATTCCGACCGCCATCGCGTGGATCCTCGCCATCGCCGTCATCATCTTCGTGCTGGTCACGATCGCCCGCGCGATCCGGATCATCCCGCAGGCGACAGCCGGCGTGGTCGAGCGCCTCGGCCGGTACCACAAGACCCTGCAGCCCGGACTGAATCTCCTCGTGCCGTTCATCGACCGGCTCCGTCCGCTCATCGACATGCGCGAGCAGGTCGTCTCGTTCCCGCCGCAGCCGGTCATCACCGAAGACAACCTGGTGGTGTCGATCGACACCGTCGTCTATTTCCAGGTGACCGATGCCCGCGCTGCGACCTACGAGATCGCGAACTACCTCGGCGCAGTCGAGCAGCTCACGACGACGACTCTGCGAAACGTCGTCGGCGGTCTGAACCTCGAGGAGGCGCTCACCAGCCGCGACGAGATCAACGGCCAGCTGCGGGTCGTGCTCGACGAGGCGACCGGGAAGTGGGGCATCCGCGTCTCGCGCGTCGAGCTGAAGGCGATCGACCCGCCCGTCTCGATCCAGGACTCGATGGAGAAGCAGATGCGCGCGGAGCGCGACCGGCGTGCCGCGATCCTCACCGCCGAGGGATCGAAGCAGTCGCAGATCCTCGAGGCCGAGGGGCAGCGGCAGGCCGCGATCCTCAAGGCCGAGGGCGACAAGCAGGCCGCCGTGCTGCGCGCCCAGGGTGAGGCCGAGGCGATCCAGAACGTGTTCGGCGCGATCCACCAGGGGCGGCCGGACGACAAGCTGCTCGCCTATCAGTACCTGCAGATGCTTCCGAAGATCAGCGAGAGCGAGTCGAGCAAGCTCTGGATCATCCCGAGCGAGCTGACCGAGGCCCTCAAGGGCATCGGATCGGCGTTCACCCCGCGCGGCGACGGCACCGGCGAACCACCACGCAGCGCGTGA
- a CDS encoding glycerophosphodiester phosphodiesterase family protein — MTHPFLSGSGRPRVFAHRGLVVSEGDQTTVWENTAAAFAAAHAAGAEYIETDCRVTADGDVVLFHDETLQRIAGDPRAVSSVRTRELERLFSGHGGLLTVADALDAFPDSRFNIDVKTAEASVPLGAVLAPHADRVLVTSFSDRSRLTALRATVDAGAEIRPATSGGRSVIARLRALSAARLSPARALRDVDAVQIPEAHRGIRLFTPSLLRAARSNGVEVHVWTINDPNDMMRLVADGADGIVTDRADIAVDALC, encoded by the coding sequence GTGACGCATCCGTTCCTCTCCGGCAGCGGGCGCCCGCGGGTCTTCGCCCATCGAGGGCTCGTCGTCTCCGAAGGCGACCAGACGACAGTCTGGGAGAACACGGCTGCGGCTTTCGCGGCAGCGCACGCGGCCGGTGCGGAGTACATCGAGACCGACTGCCGAGTCACGGCAGACGGTGACGTCGTGCTGTTCCACGACGAGACGCTGCAGCGCATCGCGGGCGATCCCCGCGCCGTGAGCTCGGTGCGCACGAGAGAGCTGGAGCGGCTGTTCTCCGGGCACGGCGGGCTGCTCACGGTGGCGGACGCCCTCGACGCCTTCCCCGACTCCCGGTTCAACATCGACGTGAAGACGGCTGAGGCATCCGTGCCACTCGGCGCCGTGCTCGCGCCGCACGCGGATCGCGTGCTGGTGACCAGCTTCTCCGATCGCAGCCGTCTCACCGCGCTGCGTGCGACCGTCGACGCCGGGGCGGAGATCAGACCCGCCACGTCGGGCGGCCGCTCGGTGATCGCTCGTCTGCGCGCACTCTCGGCCGCCCGCCTCTCCCCCGCCCGGGCGCTCCGAGACGTCGACGCCGTGCAGATCCCGGAGGCTCATCGCGGCATCCGCCTCTTCACTCCCTCTCTGCTGCGGGCCGCGCGCAGCAACGGAGTCGAGGTGCACGTCTGGACGATCAACGACCCGAACGACATGATGCGACTGGTCGCCGACGGCGCCGACGGGATCGTGACCGATCGCGCCGACATCGCGGTGGACGCCCTCTGCTGA
- a CDS encoding RNA polymerase-binding protein RbpA, which yields MADRSLRGIRLGAQSLQSEEGVVFMERRATAYKCDTCGQETTLMFAADAEAPQTWECRHCGAEAVLQVDGAPVKIEENDEKVARTHWDMLLERRTRDELEELLAERLAYIRARRGAGDDPNRHRIGA from the coding sequence ATGGCAGATCGCAGCCTTCGCGGCATCCGGCTGGGTGCCCAGAGCCTTCAGAGCGAGGAGGGCGTCGTCTTCATGGAGCGACGCGCCACCGCGTACAAGTGCGACACGTGCGGCCAGGAGACCACCCTGATGTTCGCCGCCGACGCTGAGGCACCGCAGACCTGGGAGTGCCGACACTGCGGCGCCGAAGCGGTGCTGCAGGTCGACGGTGCGCCCGTCAAGATCGAGGAGAACGACGAGAAGGTGGCACGTACCCACTGGGACATGCTGCTCGAGCGCCGCACCCGCGATGAGCTCGAAGAGCTCCTCGCAGAGCGGCTCGCCTACATCCGTGCCCGCCGCGGCGCGGGAGACGACCCCAACCGCCACCGCATCGGCGCCTGA